One Sinorhizobium mexicanum genomic region harbors:
- a CDS encoding aminotransferase class IV family protein: MTDFSLLETLRFEPETGFVRLQLHLARLTRSARRLGFAGAEAAQAHLTEAVRGAVGPLRVRLTLDRHGAIAVTTAPFAPLPDDTVWRARIAATRLDSGNRLLRVKTTRREIFEAARGEFTPEEADEVILLNEKGEVCEGTITSVFLDDGSGILKTPPISCGLLAGVLRTDLICQRRARVSRLTPADLESGRLYLGNSLRGLIRAKLGV, encoded by the coding sequence ATGACGGATTTTTCTCTGCTCGAGACGCTGCGCTTCGAGCCGGAGACCGGCTTCGTCCGGCTGCAGCTGCATCTCGCGCGATTGACGCGCTCGGCGAGGCGGCTCGGCTTTGCCGGCGCAGAGGCTGCTCAAGCGCACCTGACCGAAGCAGTGCGCGGTGCTGTCGGTCCGTTGCGGGTCCGCCTGACGCTCGACCGCCACGGGGCCATCGCCGTGACCACCGCTCCCTTTGCCCCCCTCCCCGATGACACCGTCTGGCGCGCGCGGATCGCTGCCACACGGCTCGATTCCGGCAACCGGCTGCTCCGCGTCAAGACGACACGGCGCGAAATCTTCGAGGCTGCGCGCGGCGAGTTCACGCCGGAGGAGGCCGACGAGGTCATCCTGCTCAATGAAAAGGGCGAGGTTTGCGAAGGCACGATAACGTCCGTCTTCCTCGATGACGGAAGCGGCATCCTCAAAACGCCGCCGATCAGCTGCGGCCTGCTTGCAGGCGTGCTGCGCACCGACCTTATCTGCCAGCGCCGCGCTCGCGTTTCTCGTCTCACGCCTGCCGATCTTGAAAGCGGGCGCCTTTATCTCGGCAATTCGCTACGAGGTCTGATCCGGGCAAAACTCGGGGTCTGA